The DNA sequence GGATATCGCCGAGACTTCCGTCTTCTTGGCTTCAAATGCGGCAAAGAACATTTACGGTCAAGAAATTGTTGTCGATGGCGGGTATACCATCGGATAAGAAGCCGGTGTAGGCGAATCGAGGCTTGGCAGTTTCCCCCGGCCCAAAGAGGAATTGTCAGGCCGATTTCAGCGGTATAGTTCTTGTTGACGGTGTCGCAGAGATCGCCGTTTCGCAATGGTGCGGATGATGCCGAAACTGAACCGCTACCTCGCCGCACCTGCTTACCGCGCCGGAAGCGTCGAAGACGAATTGTCGGAACGACTGCGGACGACGAAACGGCCCAGATGATTGCAAGCGACCGCTACATGCAATCGAATTTCTGCAAATATGAGCAATCTGACCAAGCAATGGTCTGAACTGGCTCAAACTGCATTTGGCCAGGGAAAGTATGCTGGGTCGGCAAAATGGTTTGCCACGGTCATTCCCTAACCACAAAAACTCGATCGTTCAAACCTGTTCACGACCGCGACGTTCGTGACCAAAGAAGACAAAGATGCAGGAGACGACATGACGAAGCAAGCAAAGAACACGATTTGCCTTTGGTACGAGGGCGACGCCGAGGAAGCGGCGCGGTTTTACGCCCAGACCTTCCCCGATTCGTCCGTTGGCGCGGTGCACCGCGCGCCGGGAGATTTTCCGTCCGGGAAGGAAGGAGATGTGTTGACCGTCGAGTTCACCGTGATGGGAATTCCCTGCATCGGGCTCAATGGCGGGCCCGATTTCAAGCACAATGAAGCGTTCTCCTTCCAGGTCGCAACGACTGACCAGGCCGAAACGGATCGTTACTGGAACGCGATCGTCGGCAACGGCGGCCAAGAGAGCGTGTGCGGCTGGTGCAAGGACAAATGGGGCCTGTCCTGGCAGATTACGCCGCTGGCTTTGACAAATGCGGTCACCGACCCGGATCGCGGCGCCGCCAAGCGCGCATTCGACGCGATGATGCAGATGAAAAAGATCGACATCGCAGCCATCGAGGCGGCGCATCGCGGTTGAAATGGCGCCTTCGCGGGCATGCACCGGGCCGGTTCCGAGTGGGTGGTTTTCCACCAGTTTCGCACTCGCCCGGACGCCGAATTAAAGAGGAGAAATCGGCATGACGAAAAGCGAGCCCCAGCAAGGCAAGCCTCCTTCCCGGCTCATCGACGAGAGAATCCAGGAGCTGGCTGACTGGCGTGGAGAAATGCTCGGCCGGCTGCGCGCCCTGGTAAAGGAAGCGGACCCCGACGTCATCGAAGAATGGAAATGGAGAGGGGTGCCGGTGTGGTCGCACGGCGGATTGATCTGCACCGGGGAAACCTACAAGAACGTCGTGAAGATGACCTTCGCCAAAGGGGCTTCCCTGGATGATCCTGCCGGCCTCTTCAACTCCAGCCTCGAGGGCAACACAAGACGCGCCATCGACTTCCGCGAGGGAGACGAGGTGGACGAGGCGGCATTGAAGGCGCTGATTCGCGCCGCCGTGGCGCTGAACAACTCAAAAGCATCAAAAGCGCGAAACATCTGACATCGCGCCGCTTTTCGCGCGCAGTCCAACCGGAGGAAAACACGCATGGCGAACGAACAGATCCGTTTCGATGACGGGGCGGCCTACGAACGATACATGGGGAAGTGGAGCCAGCTTGCGGGCGAGGCTTTTCTCGACTGGCTTGCGCCGGAACCCGGATGGCGCTGGCTCGACGTGGGCTGCGGCAACGGCGCCTTTACCGAAATGCTCGTCGAGCGCTGCGCGCCGGCCTCGGTGAGCGGAATAGACCCGTCCGAGGGGCAGCTTGCCTATGCGCGCGCACGGCCCGCTTCGCGCGTCGCGCAATTTCACCA is a window from the Noviherbaspirillum sp. UKPF54 genome containing:
- a CDS encoding VOC family protein; amino-acid sequence: MTKQAKNTICLWYEGDAEEAARFYAQTFPDSSVGAVHRAPGDFPSGKEGDVLTVEFTVMGIPCIGLNGGPDFKHNEAFSFQVATTDQAETDRYWNAIVGNGGQESVCGWCKDKWGLSWQITPLALTNAVTDPDRGAAKRAFDAMMQMKKIDIAAIEAAHRG
- a CDS encoding DUF1801 domain-containing protein; protein product: MTKSEPQQGKPPSRLIDERIQELADWRGEMLGRLRALVKEADPDVIEEWKWRGVPVWSHGGLICTGETYKNVVKMTFAKGASLDDPAGLFNSSLEGNTRRAIDFREGDEVDEAALKALIRAAVALNNSKASKARNI